One Streptomyces sp. P9-A2 DNA window includes the following coding sequences:
- a CDS encoding NADH-quinone oxidoreductase subunit D: MTPTTETMVGIGGAAESTDMVLNIGPQHPSTHGVLRLKLVLDGELITSAEPVIGYMHRGAEKLFEARDYRQIIMLANRHDWLSAFSNELGVVLAVERMLGMEVPERAVWLRTLLAELNRVLNHLMFLGSYPLELGGITPVFYAFTEREELQHVMEEVSGGRMHYMFNRVGGLKEDLPAGWSTRARGAVADVRSRMDRFDDLVLGNEIFRGRTRGVGVLSPAAVHAYGVSGPIARASGVDLDLRRDEPYLAYGELADVLKVVTREEGDCLARFECLLEQTYHSLDLAEACLDRLADLPPGPVNQRLPKVLKAPEGHTYAWTENPLGINGYYLVSRGEKTPYRLKLRSASYNNIQALTELLPGTLVSDMVAILGSMFFVVGDIDK, from the coding sequence ATGACTCCTACGACGGAGACCATGGTCGGCATCGGCGGCGCCGCGGAGAGCACCGACATGGTGCTCAACATCGGGCCCCAGCATCCGTCCACGCACGGCGTGCTGCGGCTGAAGCTCGTCCTGGACGGCGAGCTCATCACCAGCGCGGAGCCCGTGATCGGCTATATGCACCGGGGCGCGGAGAAGCTGTTCGAGGCGCGGGACTACCGGCAGATCATCATGCTGGCCAACCGCCACGACTGGCTGTCGGCGTTCTCCAACGAACTGGGCGTGGTCCTCGCCGTGGAGCGGATGCTCGGCATGGAGGTCCCCGAGCGCGCGGTGTGGCTGCGCACGCTGCTCGCGGAGCTGAACCGGGTGCTCAACCACCTGATGTTCCTCGGTTCCTATCCGCTGGAACTCGGTGGCATCACACCGGTGTTCTACGCCTTCACCGAGCGCGAGGAGCTCCAGCACGTCATGGAGGAGGTCTCCGGCGGGCGCATGCACTACATGTTCAACCGCGTGGGCGGCCTCAAGGAGGACCTTCCGGCGGGATGGAGCACCCGCGCGCGCGGTGCCGTCGCCGACGTGCGCTCCCGCATGGACCGCTTCGACGACCTGGTGCTCGGCAACGAGATCTTCCGCGGCCGCACGCGCGGTGTCGGCGTCCTCTCCCCGGCGGCCGTGCACGCGTACGGGGTGAGCGGACCGATCGCCCGCGCCTCGGGCGTCGATCTCGACCTGCGCCGCGACGAGCCGTATCTCGCGTACGGCGAACTGGCGGACGTCCTGAAGGTCGTGACCCGCGAGGAGGGCGACTGCCTCGCCCGCTTCGAATGCCTCCTGGAGCAGACGTACCACTCCCTCGACCTCGCCGAGGCATGCCTCGACCGGCTCGCCGACCTGCCCCCGGGCCCCGTCAACCAGCGGCTCCCGAAGGTACTCAAGGCGCCCGAGGGGCACACGTACGCGTGGACCGAGAACCCGCTCGGCATCAACGGGTACTACCTGGTCAGCAGGGGCGAGAAGACGCCGTACCGGCTGAAGCTGCGCTCGGCGTCGTACAACAACATCCAGGCGCTCACCGAGCTGCTGCCGGGGACTCTGGTCTCGGACATGGTGGCGATCCTGGGGTCGATGTTCTTCGTGGTGGGCGACATCGACAAGTAG
- a CDS encoding SAM-dependent methyltransferase produces MGGDERVAPVTAGAGAEGGPRGWRAATRAALYGPDGFYRGPEGPAGHFRTSVHASPLFAGAVARLLCRVDETLGRPAVLDFVDMAAGRGELAAGVLAALPADVAGRTRAYAVELAGRPGGLDRRVEWRAEPPERITGLLFANEWLDNVPLEVAEADPAGVPRLVLVDDHGTERLGPPVTGPEAEWLARWWPLTGERPVTDERPVTDEGPVTDGGETTEGEATAGATSGAGLRAEIGLTRDLAWASAVGTLARGLAVAVDYAHTATARPPFGTLTGFRKGRETAPVPDGSCDITAHVALDACAAACALPGARLLPQRAALRALGLTGSRPPLTLASTDPAGYVRALAAASEAAELVAPGGFGGFGWLLQPVGIPDVLADAV; encoded by the coding sequence ATGGGCGGCGACGAGCGGGTGGCGCCGGTGACGGCGGGGGCGGGTGCGGAAGGCGGCCCGCGCGGGTGGCGGGCGGCGACCCGGGCGGCTCTGTACGGACCGGACGGGTTCTACCGCGGGCCGGAGGGCCCCGCCGGGCACTTCCGTACGTCGGTGCACGCCTCACCGCTGTTCGCGGGGGCCGTGGCGCGTCTGCTGTGCCGGGTCGACGAGACGCTGGGCCGGCCCGCGGTGCTCGACTTCGTGGACATGGCGGCGGGCCGGGGCGAACTGGCCGCCGGGGTGCTCGCCGCGCTGCCCGCCGACGTGGCGGGACGCACACGTGCGTACGCCGTCGAACTCGCCGGCCGTCCCGGCGGCCTCGACCGACGGGTCGAGTGGCGGGCCGAGCCCCCGGAGCGGATCACGGGGCTGCTGTTCGCCAACGAGTGGCTGGACAACGTGCCCCTGGAGGTCGCCGAGGCCGACCCGGCGGGCGTCCCCCGACTGGTCCTGGTGGACGACCACGGAACGGAACGGCTCGGACCGCCGGTCACCGGCCCGGAGGCGGAGTGGCTGGCACGGTGGTGGCCCCTCACGGGCGAGCGGCCCGTGACGGACGAGCGGCCCGTGACGGACGAGGGGCCCGTGACGGACGGCGGAGAGACCACGGAGGGGGAGGCCACTGCGGGAGCCACGAGCGGAGCGGGACTGCGGGCGGAGATCGGGCTGACCCGGGACCTGGCCTGGGCGTCGGCGGTCGGGACGCTCGCGCGAGGGCTCGCGGTCGCCGTGGACTACGCCCACACGGCGACCGCGCGCCCGCCGTTCGGGACGCTCACGGGTTTCCGGAAGGGGAGGGAGACCGCACCCGTACCGGACGGGTCGTGCGACATCACCGCGCACGTCGCCCTGGACGCCTGCGCGGCGGCCTGCGCACTGCCCGGCGCCCGCCTGCTCCCCCAGCGTGCCGCCCTGCGCGCCCTGGGCCTCACCGGCTCGCGCCCTCCGCTCACCCTCGCGTCCACCGACCCCGCCGGCTACGTACGGGCTCTGGCGGCCGCCTCGGAGGCCGCCGAGCTCGTCGCGCCGGGCGGGTTCGGCGGCTTCGGGTGGCTGCTGCAGCCGGTGGGGATCCCGGACGTGCTCGCGGACGCCGTCTGA